One genomic segment of Pseudodesulfovibrio sp. JC047 includes these proteins:
- a CDS encoding Hpt domain-containing protein: MVQDLFNKDAFLASLANDRELACELIAAFMEDCPTRNASLTKALTANDALTASKMAHSLKGMCGVVRANELAELALDMELTAKEGRLDLVREQHARFLEMLQHVIPLLNAFKADK, from the coding sequence ATGGTCCAAGATTTATTCAACAAGGACGCATTCTTGGCGAGCCTGGCCAACGACAGGGAATTGGCGTGCGAGCTGATAGCCGCCTTCATGGAAGACTGTCCCACCAGAAACGCCTCCCTGACAAAAGCGCTCACAGCAAACGACGCTCTCACGGCATCAAAAATGGCGCATTCCCTGAAAGGCATGTGTGGCGTTGTCCGTGCAAACGAGCTGGCCGAACTTGCGTTGGACATGGAATTGACTGCCAAGGAAGGACGATTGGATCTGGTTCGAGAACAACACGCACGATTTTTGGAGATGCTCCAGCACGTCATTCCGCTCTTGAATGCCTTCAAGGCCGACAAGTAA
- a CDS encoding OmpH family outer membrane protein, which yields MKRMSTLLVAALLCLGLVACNQQQAPVNKIGIVDEAAAFKDNKVAQGAMDYLKEVGTPLQTKAEAAYKAMQENQTEDTVAAYKLAMGELQSVMGAEQQRVVGLVEAEFSKALEAYRAEKGLDVILSKQSVIAASDAIDITNDIVVAMDGMTVDFSKPEAPAAPEKVQTEEAAPEAPKAEESAAEKTAE from the coding sequence ATGAAACGGATGAGTACCCTGCTTGTGGCGGCACTGCTTTGCCTTGGCCTGGTGGCCTGCAACCAACAGCAAGCCCCGGTCAACAAGATTGGCATTGTGGATGAAGCCGCTGCCTTCAAGGATAACAAGGTTGCCCAAGGAGCCATGGACTATCTCAAGGAAGTCGGGACACCGTTGCAGACCAAGGCGGAAGCCGCATACAAGGCCATGCAGGAAAACCAGACTGAAGACACCGTGGCTGCGTACAAATTGGCCATGGGCGAATTGCAGAGCGTCATGGGTGCCGAGCAGCAACGCGTTGTTGGTTTGGTGGAAGCGGAATTCAGTAAGGCTCTGGAAGCCTACCGTGCCGAGAAAGGACTGGATGTCATTTTGAGCAAACAGTCGGTTATTGCTGCCAGTGACGCCATTGACATCACGAATGATATCGTGGTTGCCATGGACGGCATGACGGTGGATTTCTCCAAGCCTGAAGCCCCGGCAGCTCCGGAAAAGGTTCAGACTGAGGAAGCCGCTCCCGAGGCCCCGAAGGCCGAAGAGTCAGCAGCGGAAAAGACCGCAGAATAA